One region of Pogona vitticeps strain Pit_001003342236 chromosome 1, PviZW2.1, whole genome shotgun sequence genomic DNA includes:
- the TLR5 gene encoding toll-like receptor 5: protein MLHHHLMFIAGMILAYRETAAVPRCSVTERIAYYNHCNLTWVPPVPKNITSFFLNFNSIQEVNATSFPLLMQLETLSLGSQSASPVTLRGEAFRNLPNLRQLDLADNKMIVLDSDAFRGLVNLRKLWLYYNSLNESILEDDYLQDLVSLEYLNLEYNKITRLHPHPLFYKMKSLDTLELKLNRIGTLCEGDLDSFQGKTFKLFALNSNNLYIENPVNWTTCGNPFKNIVIETLDVGGNGWDVAITQQFCSAIQGTPILALKLSSHSMGASFGFNNLRDPDNNTFIGLAKSGLHFLDLSRGFIFALNTHVFQYLASLQWLDLNRNQINQIGKRAFFGLWTLTHLNLSGNLLGELTANTFDGLYNLISLDLQNNHIGVVAEATFKYLTRLKELNLMDNALKSTPSFPDLSTILLGGNRLKSIGFNNINATIISLEENRLDDLSDLYKLLQIPVSQFIFLKNNRFSSCYASNDVPENSRLLYLDLGNNMLKLIWERSLCLNVFKALIKLQILHLNNNYLSYLPEGIFSGLVSLNRLNLASNLLTYLSHNAFPTSLRILELSSNQLLYPDPQVFATLDYLDLINNRFYCNCLLSSLIVWLNQTNVTLAGSPENMFCFGPHELAGVPLHELNVDSCNEDKVLESLQLSLFIFTCVALTVFLVAVIIFTRFRGTSFIWYKTITRTFLKELQPDLDKNMYQYDAYICYSGKDFEWVQHSLIRHLDSQYSDQNRFSLCFEERDFLPGADHISNIRDAIWNCRKTICVVTKNFLKDGWCIEALNFAQSRYYSDLKDVLIMVVAGSLSQYHLMKYPPVRAFLQRGRYLRWPEDYQDVEWFLNSLSHQILKEKEVKKKSGSLELKIITVS from the coding sequence ATGCTTCATCACCACCTAATGTTTATTGCTGGAATGATTCTTGCCTACAGAGAAACAGCTGCAGTTCCTCGGTGTTCAGTGACAGAAAGAATTGCATACTATAATCACTGCAACCTCACCTGGGTTCCACCTGTGCCCAAGAACATTACTTCATTCTTCCTAAACTTCAATTCCATTCAGGAGGTGAATGCCACCTCATTCCCTTTGCTGATGCAACTGGAGACTTTGTCACTTGGATCACAGTCTGCCTCTCCAGTTACTTTAAGAGGAGAAGCATTTAGGAACCTTCCAAATCTCAGACAACTGGATTTAGCTGATAACAAAATGATTGTGTTGGACTCAGATGCTTTCAGAGGTCTAGTGAATTTACGTAAACTTTGGCTTTATTATAATAGTCTTAATGAATCGATTCTGGAAGATGATTATCTTCAAGATTTGGTCTCTTTGGAATACCTGAATCTTGAGTACAATAAAATCACAAGACTTCATCCTCATcctttattttacaaaatgaagTCTTTGGATACTCTGGAGCTTAAACTAAACCGCATTGGGACCCTCTGTGAAGGAGATCTTGATAGCTTTCAAGGGAAAACTTTCAAACTGTTTGCTCTTAACTCTAATAATCTTTATATAGAAAACCCTGTGAACTGGACAACTTGTGGGAATCCTTTCAAAAATATTGTCATAGAAACTCTGGATGTAGGTGGTAATGGTTGGGACGTGGCTATCACACAGCAATTCTGTTCAGCTATTCAGGGAACACCCATTTTAGCATTGAAACTCTCCTCTCACAGTATGGGCGCATCATTTGGATTTAATAATCTCCGGGACCCTGACAACAATACCTTCATAGGCCTTGCTAAGAGTGGTCTTCActtccttgacctttcaagaGGTTTTATTTTTGCTCTAAACACACATGTATTTCAATATCTTGCTAGTTTGCAATGGCTTGATCTTAATAGAAATCAGATAAATCAAATTGGAAAAAGAGCATTTTTTGGTCTTTGGACACTGACTCACTTAAACCTATCAGGCAATCTATTAGGTGAGCTCACTGCTAATACTTTTGATGGACTCTATAACTTGATATCTCTAGATCTGCAAAACAATCATATTGGGGTGGTTGCTGAGGCTACCTTCAAATACTTAACAAGACTTAAGGAGCTGAATCTTATGGATAATGCCCTAAAATCAACCCCATCATTCCCAGACCTCTCCACTATTCTTTTAGGTGGCAACCGGTTAAAGAGTATAGGCTTCAACAACATAAATGCAACAATTATTAGcttggaagaaaacagattagACGATCTGAGTGATCTCTACAAACTTCTTCAAATTCCAGTTTCACAGTTCATCTTTTTGAAAAACAATCGTTTCTCTTCTTGTTATGCAAGTAATGATGTTCCAGAAAATAGCCGGTTACTCTACTTGGATCTTGGGAACAATATGTTAAAACTTATATGGGAAAGAAGTTTATGTCTGAATGTGTTCAAGGCACTTATCAAGCTTCAGATCCTCCATCTCAATAATAACTACCTTAGTTACCTACCAGAAGGTATCTTTAGTGGCTTGGTATCACTGAACAGACTTAACTTGGCTTCCAACTTGCTGACTTACCTTTCTCACAATGCCTTCCCTACAAGCCTGAGGATACTTGAATTATCATCGAATCAGCTGCTTTACCCAGATCCTCAAGTCTTTGCAACCCTAGACTACCTGGATCTAATCAATAATAGGTTTTACTGCAATTGCCTCTTAAGCAGCTTAATAGTGTGGCTAAATCAAACCAATGTCACCTTGGCTGGATCACCAGagaacatgttttgttttggaccCCATGAGCTTGCTGGAGTTCCTCTTCATGAATTAAATGTTGATAGTTGCAATGAAGACAAAGTCTTGGAGTCTCTTCAGTTGTCACTCTTCATTTTTACCTGTGTTGCTCTGACAGTGTTCCTAGTGGCAGTAATTATTTTCACTCGTTTTAGAGGAACTAGTTTTATCTGGTATAAAACAATAAccaggacatttttaaaagagctcCAGCCAGACCTAGACAAAAATATGTATCAATATGATGCTTACATATGCTATAGTGGCAAGGACTTTGAGTGGGTTCAGCATTCTTTGATAAGGCACCTGGATTCCCAATATTCTGACCAAAATAGATTTTCTCTTTGCTTTGAAGAGAGAGATTTTCTGCCTGGAGCCGATCACATCAGCAACATTCGTGATGCCATTTGGAACTGTCGGAAAACTATTTGTGTTGTGACAAAGAATTTTCTTAAGGATGGTTGGTGTATAGAAGCATTGAATTTTGCTCAAAGTAGATATTATTCTGACCTAAAGGATGTCCTCATTATGGTGGTAGCTGGATCACTTTCTCAGTACCACCTTATGAAATATCCACCAGTCAGAGCTTTTTTGCAAAGGGGTCGATACTTGAGATGGCCTGAAGACTACCAGGATGTAGAGTGGTTTTTGAACTCACTGTCTCACCAaatactgaaagagaaggaggtCAAAAAGAAATCAGGTTCACTAGAACTGAAAATCATAACAGTTTCTTAG